The Brassica napus cultivar Da-Ae chromosome C1, Da-Ae, whole genome shotgun sequence DNA segment AAAGCTTGGTTCCCTAGATAAATTAAGAAACCCGGTTTTCTGTTCGATTAAGCTCGGTCTATGACTATGGTGAGGAGGTGCGTTTGATGAACCGGCCGCAAATCCCAAACTTCTGTTATCGATCTCATGTAACGACTCGAGAACATCATTGTATTGATGAGAGCAAGATGACGTCGACGAATCATTGTTGCTGTATTCTCTTCCACTTGTCATTGGATTACTATAAACCTGTTTCTGTGCGCTTGATTGCTTCTTGTATATTCGGCATAAAACCCAATCATCAAGctgtgaaaaaaaatattttctaaatgatattaaataaacaaaacaaactaatttagtatattttatttttgagtttaCGTACCTTGGTGCTTCCATATCTACGAGAGGGTTCGATGAGACGGTACTCATGCATGATCCAATTAGTTTTGGTGCCTTTTGGTGCTTTTCCTACATAAAACACCAAAGCTTTCTTGATCCCAACTCTTCTTCCCTCAGTCGATATAACCTTATCCGTACCGGTGGCTTTCCAGTAACCTGACCCGGCAACCCGGTTAGGTCTCGACCCGTTAGGATACTTCCTATCCCTCGGGCTGAAGAAATACCATTCTTTTTCCCCGAATAACGCCTTACCTACAAAACCAAACAACAAGAATTAGATAAATTACATCTACCTATAATTAGACTCTTTGGGTTAAACCAAGGCGGTTAAGGCAACGTACTCGGTAAGACCCACGGGTCGAACTTATAGAGATCGATCTCGGCTATGAGCTGGAGAGAGAAGTCATGACCGGCAGCTTTTCTGCATAGATATTCAACCATCAACTCTTCGTCCGTCGGGTAAAACCGGAAGCCCGGTGGTAAACTTAGTTGGGCCAACGGGTCGAGTTCTTGGATACCCATTCTCTTTTCTTTATATTCTCCCGGACAAATAAAGTATCTACACCTTTCTGATACGGCGTTGAactttcttgttttttgttttgttttgtgtattTTTCACATTAAAGATTTTGAAACTCTGCTACGTGGGAgtgcatatgtatatatataatatacgtaGAGAGATTCAACACCGCCGCCTAATCTTCGTTAACGTGCAGCCTCGATATGGGTCCCATATCTTTGGGTTTATCATGAAACGTGGATCAATTTGAGTGTCGTGATTTATGCCATCCCATGGGTTCGTTGAACCAGAAACCTATCCAAGAAAGTTGATTATATTATTACGTATTAGTATTACTTTGaccaagaaaaataataatagtactTTGTATTACTACTACTTTGaccaagaaaaataataatagtactTTGTATTACtgacaatttaatttattacttTGTGTGTACGTGCGTGTGACTGTAGCCGCCTTGAATGATTTTTACCGTTTTCCCAAGTGTTTTATTTATGCTCTGGATCAATATTCAATTATTCAATATTCAAAATCAAGATTAGCTGATTGTTTAAGACTTTATTTTCCTGTAATTTACGCGGTATATTTCTTTGACAATATACGAAAAGTACAAAGGATTCTACTTCCTTTTTAATGGGTGTGTGCCAAATTATTTGATTTAGTCAAGAAGAAAAGACACGTGTAAGTGAATGACGGGGTGTGAGTTCACGAGATGGTAACATGTAGAGCATTTTCATACGGATTAAACTACGACGAATTGACATGTGTTTTGTGATTATAGGTTGAGTTAGGCGAGATATTTTCCTCGTCAAAAAGCCATTACGGATGAGCGAAAGACGAACACTAAACACAAGCCAATGATGTAGACTCTCCACTTTTCTCTAATATTATTAATCAGATTGTAAAGTTTTTGGTTGACTGCAACATCAGGTCAGTTTGTAATATAGGTTCGAGCAAATTATCCGAAACCAATTAACATTAATTTTACTACTAGCTAGGGTGTTaggtttaaaagaaaaaaaggataaCATATGTATCTTGAATAGCTTTTTTCTCTTAGAAAATTATGTGGCTTTTCTTTCATGATTTTCTTAACAATTCacttatatatgaaatatgtatgtgaaaactgaaaaaaaaatgaactatcaaagttttattttattagaatcttGTTCACAAGTACATGATGCCATAAACAGGGCCGTGCCTGGCTTTTTCTAGGTTAGAAGCATAAAAAATTTTTTGGCTCTTTagtttgttttaatataaaatttttaacctAAAATAAGTATAAAGACAAAAATAATACAAAGAATGGTACTAAGCTCTTTGAACTCGTTACCTGACCATCTATATCAACGCACTCAACCACTGAACCAATGACGATTTTAGAATAATTGGccccaaaataatatttagtcTAACCGGCTCTGAAGCAAATGCTTGATCTACTTCCTATCAGACACGGCCCTGGCTATAAATAATTCAAGCGAATAGAAGAATTAATGAATTAGGGTTTCTTTTACTAAAAATCTTTCGTGTCACGGCGCATCTAGTGTAAATTAGTTCCATTGACATTGTTTCTCTTCGAATAAAGATCCACCTAATGATAGAGAATGGACTGGTCAAAGTTGTTTCTCTTCGATGGTTTCTCGTTTTCACGATGAGATCATGCATATAGCATAACGTGAGTGTCATGCATATAACATAATGTGTACACACTGGAAATTAGGCAAAAAGAAAACACTGCATAAAAGAATCTGATGACGTGGATTTCAAGATGGTTTAGGTTACAACCTCTTACATGCGGGTGTAAGTAATGGCTGGTTAAATAAACAacggcaaatctccaaaataacacctttctaaatttatatcacaaaaatagcactcaaaaactaaaatgaccaaaatagcatctttctaagtttatcctttgaaaattttaatttttttatttttcaaaatttgaaatcttatccccaaaacctcatttctcaactctaaaccctaaaccctaaaccctaaaccctaaaccctaaactctaaaccctaaaccctaaaccctaaaccctaaactctaaaatttaaaccctaaaccctaaactctaaaccctaaatcctaaaccccaccctttaactctaaaccctaagtttatgacttttaataaaacattaagtgctatttttgtgacttttgaccttgagtgctagtttgggaacaaaaacttgatttagtgttctttttgtctttttctcaataAACAATGACAACACCAATATACCGTTAATGAATTTCCCAAATATTGGCTAGTTTTATATTAGGGAGAATTTGCTTCCTAGCCAAGTTTCAAGTCAAAATTGAGAAAATAGCTTTGATTTTGACATTATTAAGTTGATAATATTTCATACATTTTTTGTCTGGTTATGTCCTTACCATTTTCAAGTTACCAGTAACAGTGGGAACAAAAGATGACGTCAACAACTGCACATATGGTCAGTAGAAATTGAAGTTGAAGATGGTCCATTCAATTAATAACTACGATGCCCAATTAATCAAGGTAAATAACTATCTTTGATAAGGCTCAATTTTTTGAGTTCTTCTGGCTTTTGTTTCCGTAAGAGAGAGATAAAATACAAACAGAGTTTACAGAGGAAGATGACAAATACTGAAGCGGTTTCGgcgacatttttttttacatacaaAACAATAGAATAGAACATCCATAAATAGTACAAGATAAAGAgtctattttatttacaaatagtATAAAtgcattattataaaaatacactACGTACTCTAGTATATTAGGTAAAGTGTTAGAtattgaattataatttttttgtacacTATAGCGTGCAATTTCCCTTTATATATCACTAGGATTCAGACCCCGCGGTTCGCGGAGGAAACAGTGTTACActacaaatataatttaaaacaatatttaactTAGTTTCTGATCATAACAAGATACATGAATTGCTGCATCCAAACTAACATCACAAGCATAATGCAAAATTCATTGTTGGTTTCTTTCATCTTCTGTTTTGGTATGACAAAGAGAAATATTATTAAACTGGATCCTTAACCATTCAAAACTCAAAGCATATATTATACACTAATATGTAGATTGTTATAATAGAAGATATTATGTTTGTATTTGTAATTCAATGATTTGTAACATTCTATATTGAATTTGATCTTAATTAAGTATAGTTGATATGTCTTGGAATTATacattgaagtttttttttgctaaagaaTTATACATTGAGGTTGACAAGGACATATTGTAATTTGGTTCTTATCAGAATTCTCATCGAAACTTTTTGTTATAGTCTATCCACTTATTCTTCAAGTCCAAACTTTCCCACATAAATGCATGCACCGATAGATGAGTGTCCGGCTATTTTCTTTATCAAGTGTTTTGCTCTCGCATAGATGCCTCGTTTAGAACTTCCCAACAATCTGGATCAACTTTCCGAAACCCTGAAAAAATTGTGCATAAAGAATTAAACAGACCACACAAAGGGTGCATTCCATTGAAATAATATAGGAGGGtttatttagaaatattaatctttaaaatattatattcttcAATAACTATTATTCTAGAGAATGAATAGCGTGATGAAATATGTATACAATAGTGATGATTGGCTGGGCTTTAACTTAAGACTTTAGCTTTACTTATTTTTAAAGCACTAATCATAACCAATCATGATGTAGctttaattttaaagttaaaaccTTGCTACAGCATCTAcggtcttttttttgttcatgttttacttttttttattaaagcaaCTCTTAAAGTGCTTAGgaactgtaatatttttttacagcaaaaaatataaaattacaacaaTAAAGCCTACAGCCTAAATCCTACACCTACATTCCTACATCTATAATGTATTTAATTGCAGTAGCAAACTAATATGGCTCaacgaaactaataatattaagtATATGTGCATTTTCCTAAAATTACGTAACAAAACTAATATGTTTTTGCGAACACATAGGGTGTGATTGGTAAGAGCTGTGATTTTTTTTGGCTGTAGAAATATTGTTGTCACCTTTTTGGCTTTGACTCtagatttttaacttttaaaagtcTTTAAATTTGGGCAGTAGGAATAGGAATTTATCTCTgcagaaaaattataaacacataaatttaaataagtgTTGTGGACTAAAAAAAAGGGCTTtgagctttaaaaaaaatataaatcaagatTGGTGTTGATTTAAAGCTGTGGATATAATTGTGGCTGTGGAGagcaactacaacaatagccaATCACATCCATAGTCAGTTTCTTCAGTTTTGACTTTGAGACCTTTTTACACTTTTTTTCCAAACGTTATTTGCAATTCTTATATATCAATTTTTCCAGCCAAAACatcaaatacaaattataaaacaataaaaattgaaacaaatggatatcaatactattaaattaggatCATGACCTATTAATATATGTTGAGtccaacataaaaatatattgcatttaaaatataactgtataacatataatataattgcATCTACAAAAACATAACTACCTTCATGTTAAAGGGAAAAAAACGTAACCACCCCTATAACCACTTAAACTCCTATTTTATAGGATATGTATATATCAATACTGCAACAAACAACAAATATCAAACTCCTATTTCATACCTAATTATATGGCCAATatactaaatttaaatttatgatctacaaaatatatttttagaagtaaatttaaaattactaaaactatttaagtcaatatattattatgaaagtattatttataaaaatatatacttatgaaaaaatcaattataAGAAAAGATCTATGATTGTCAATATGAGACATCAGCATCCATCCATGCATGGTGTTCTTCGCTTAATTTTTAGTCTAAACTCTAAGGATGACGGGTTTAACaggttttaaataaattattcgattaaattttttgttattaaatgtgattttacttaaagttagtgaaaaacatatatattaaaccATATGtatatagataaatatatatatatatatatatatatgtatttaacagaatattttaaaaattatttttatcaaacatttttcaaaaacttttttCGGGTTTTGGTGCGGGTTAGATTTGATATTGGTTTTCGAATTTAGCACTTTAAAACCATtcgaatatatatatgtaatgtttaatggaatatattattttgattttcaagTTGATTACGAAATATTCTTGACTGATTATATTAGGTaactaatatgaaaatataatatgttgcatACTCCAGGAATAAagtttacaaattatttttgatatgtatatagcaTAAATGTATAGTTATGcaatttaacatatttaatatagttactaaattaaactaaactaaattaatataaaacaaaaatatgattacaaaaaatatcataaatataaaaattaatagaaacaaaaaaacaaaaattacaaaCCAACAATATACCGCAGATCAAGatctaaaacataaaaatatgattacaaagaaacATGTATATGTTggttaacttttaaattgctattattttattaaattgattttgtttaaaatttatacacaaatttgattacaaataaaaacacaaatacaaatacagaaaaaaaacaaattataaaacttaaatttctaaaaaataattaaaacaaaaatatatccgCATTTTCAAaggcgggtcaaaatctaataGTTGAGTCCAacttaaaaaatctaattacattaaaaatacattttagtctatatattttgtaaccaCCATTTCAGTTCCATAATAATAGGAACCCACTAATCGTTCTTTCTTTTGCTAATAAATATAAACACTACATTTTATCaattacaatttataaaaacaatctCAAGGCcccaataaaaacataataaaatgtgCTATTTATATTTGGTTTACTAAAAAGGGTAATGAACTTACATACGTACACAGAAAATGATGATGGGGGCATGAAGCTAAACCacaaatatgtttaaaaaacaaaacaaagatcaGAATTATAAATGGATGCAGttaaaatgagaaaatatatataataattttgccaagaaaaaaacacaatatatactTTTTAGTTTTGATCACCTTTTTCTTCATTAAAATTAAACGATATGGTAAAAGcattatcaaaatttaaagaatCACAAATCATATAGTTTATTCAAATTATGtaccattaaaaatatataaaaaattgaatcattttaaaacaaatatattcagATTTATATGGATTTTTATCCGGTCAACCACCGTCCGATTGCGAGTTAGTAacagattttatgatttttacgGATTTATCTGgtttttaaatatcaaattttaactaaatctGAACCATACTATATACGGGTCCCCGAATTTACCAGTTCGACCGCGGGTCTAGATCGAATACAAAAACATTggtaaaaactattaaaacccctgcaaatatatatttttgatttagtcTAAAATATACCAACTAAATCTTATGTCtcatcaattcaataaatttaattattataaaatacataagaaatataaaataatgttgTGAGATAAGAATATACatacaaaatctcaaataaaaagaattgataaattatgtaattctaaataaaaaaatatacccaCCCTTTTAAAaggcgggtcagaatctagtatactattaaagcatCATCCCTACTATGATTATGCCATTGATTTTCAACTTTTTACAATGGTATGTCATTACTTTTAattctaatataaatatttaatctatCAAAACAAGAGTATACAATTGAATTTACCCTAGCTTTTCCTTAATATTTACATTATCATGCCACTAAAGTATTAAATAACTTTAACTTAAGTAATCATTAtccttttctattttattaaattatttccTAAATCAAGTTTAGCTAAATTTTTGTGTTCAAGATATTTCCTAAAATGATTTAgctaaattttaagaaaattcaactttaaaaataatttttaataatattatataatattttccaaGTATCATATAATCCCCACACATTTAGCTTGAAAGgcttaaaatatatgtattttgatattttcaaaaatatatgtataactaTTACTGTtaccattaattattttcaacaacaaaatctatatatgctaagattaaatattttgagttaCTTGTAAAATAATATGGATtgtttatattcatttttaatccATCTAAATCTcgcttaatatatatatcaaatatttctaaaatctaATCAATTAAATAGGAGTGCAAAATTGAATTTACCCTAGCTTTTTCCAGTATTTACATCCTCATGCCATTAAAGTATTTAAATAACCCTAATTTAAGTAATCATTGTCTTTtgctattttattaaattattttctaaatcaagTTTAGCTAAATTTTTGGGTTTAAGATATTTCCATTTAGCTAAATTTTAGGAAAATTCaagtttaaaaatgatttttaataatattatgtaatagtTTCCAAGTATCATATAATCCCCACACTTTTAGCTTGTAATtcctaaaatatatgtattttgaatttgtgttaaaaaaaaaatatatgtattttgaatatttcaaaaatatatgtttaactaTTACGGTTaccatttattattttcaacaacaaaatctatatatactaagattaaatatttttgaattacttGTAAAATAATATGGATTGTTTTATAaccaaatattcatttttaatctATCTAAATCTcgcttaatatatatatatatatatatatatatatatatatatatatatatatatatccaatatttcttaaatatatttttaaccttttcagttactattaattattgtgaaaaataaaatatatctatattaagatttaaatatcattGAATTTCTTGTAGaataatatttattgtttctgaaaatattcattttctGATATATCTAAATCTTGTCATATGACCTATATTTAATCAAAACAATTTCTTGTTAAGAGAAAAATTACACAAACATATTAATGAGTCAAAATTTGTCAAAGGTTTAGTACATCGCACAAGTCAATATTTTTTACAGcatgtaaaatatttaattattatgtttataaatattttgaaataagataaatatttaaaatattaacaaataaacatttaaattatatttatgtgtataaaaatgaaaataagtaCCCGCATGGGTGTGCGGATCAAgctctaattatttatttaaaatagaaaactgCATATTCCatatatttatggtaactaatctttccatatttttgtaaataataataattctaatTTCTATGCAATCTacactttttatttaatttaaatgtttaatacTCTAACCGTTGGTGGTTATACTACAATAAGTTTTATCtaatatacttttaaattaaatataattattttctaaattgatGTTACATAAATTTCCTAAATATATGCGTTTACAAAACTAATATTTCACATAAATcctaattaacaaattttaactatctttaaattaatatttaaaaacttaaaataaagtTGACCTTTCTAAACAAACCTATGATTAATAAGTATACATTTTTgcaatttcttatttttttttatttatttcatcaaatatataaaatatttatcaagttGAAACAGGTTgaataaatagattttttatttctataatGAACTAACAAATATGTCAATAATTTTACTACCAAAAATAATTCTGCGCTTTGAAAGTGCATATAAGAATCTAGTTGTAATTAACCGGAGTATATAAGCTTCGagaaagttttagtttttttatttttttttggtcaaaaaagtTTCAATTTAAAAGACGTGTCGAGTACTAAATTTGTTTACACAATTGCTTCTTCTCATTTAATATCCTTTacccatatatttttttttttttgatgactcTGGTGTCCGGATGACCCGTAGGACTCCGACTAGCGCCCAAAGACCGTCCGGTGAACCCCCGTAGGAGCCGCCGGAGCCCGCCGAGGGTCATCCAGAGGTGCTGGCCAGCCACATGTAATTGGACCAGTGGCCGCGCGCGTGTGAAGTGTCCGTATTGGGCCCGAAGACCCTCAAGAGCAACATCTGCCAGCGGTGGCCCTCGAACCCTTGACCTCCCGAAGAAGGGGCAGAGAGCGAGATAGTTCAACCACCACTGGACCACTAACGCGCTGTTACCTTTACCCATATTTACATAAAAGAATAGAAGAGCAAGTCTTTTTGTTGTATGGTAATATTCTTACATGGAAAGTTGGTTATCTCAGTTTTAGTTActtcattttatttaatgttggtttttttgtcaacttgatTTCATTAACTTGAACGttgtaaaaaaaagaattcattAACTTGAATTATTAAGGGAAGCCTACAAAAATATAGAGATTTATAATTAGAGTTCAGCTTCTCCCAACAGAAAATATTTATGTGATAGATATCCACTTTGCTCATTATAAAACTTTGGAAATGAAATTATCTCATGTTCACTACCAACATAGATAGATGGTATCAGACATatgcatacatatatatgttgcaATGGTACCTCACCAAAGTTTACAATCACCAAATGCTATAATCACCAAAAATTACAATGGTCCATCACCAAAAATTACAATCACCAAAAATTGTAAtcaccaacaattgcaatgttTCATTTATGTCAGATCATATATGTTGgagttagtttttatatttcatatttacaTATGAAATAAAAACTCTGCTTATGTTTTTCTGTTTCCTATGCACTTGTGAGCTTAGCTACTGATGTATTTGTTGTCTTGTCAAAATTTTCTTCTAACCCAAGTCCAAGTACACTTGGCGCAAATCTTATAAATACAGAAAATCTACATGATCAATTATAGAAACCACTTAATTGTACGGGCTGTAGTCAGAAACTTaattaaacaatcatacaattacatatgcttggaagaaTTTAGAGCTAATATTATATAAGAACAAACCATATAGCTCTTGACTCTTGAGTGTGTACTAAACCAATGTTGTTAAGTGTAAACATATCCATACAAGGTTACTAAAACACAGAAA contains these protein-coding regions:
- the LOC106416792 gene encoding NAC domain-containing protein 55-like; this translates as MGIQELDPLAQLSLPPGFRFYPTDEELMVEYLCRKAAGHDFSLQLIAEIDLYKFDPWVLPSKALFGEKEWYFFSPRDRKYPNGSRPNRVAGSGYWKATGTDKVISTEGRRVGIKKALVFYVGKAPKGTKTNWIMHEYRLIEPSRRYGSTKLDDWVLCRIYKKQSSAQKQVYSNPMTSGREYSNNDSSTSSCSHQYNDVLESLHEIDNRSLGFAAGSSNAPPHHSHRPSLIEQKTGFLNLSREPSFDWPTYGGHDSVPELTPSHNVPRLRYGDGGGYFRSVKTNEEDNKTQQQAEGFSADPVNGFGYSDQQHDAFGFI